TGTTCAGTGCGGTGATGGCCACCTTCGGCAAGTTCGACATCGCGGCGCTCGAGCGCGCCCACCGGTCAGAGCCGGCCGGGTAACCCGAACTTCTCGAACAACCGGGGGTCCATGAACGCCACCACGTGGGCGATGCCCGCGCCGCTCACGTCCATGACGTGCAACTGGAACGCCTCATGCACCCCGTTCTGCGGATTGCGCATGTACATCGCCGCCGCGGGCTGTCCATTCGCGGTGGTCGACAGCAGCCGCATATCGCCGGGCCGTTCGGCCGGGCACTTGTCGCGGGACAGGGTGCCGATGGCCGCCGGCCCGACATACCAACTGTCGAAGGGGGGCATCTCCCAGACCGCGTCGTCGGTGAACAGCTTCTCCAACGCGTCGATGTCGTAGGCCTCGAAGGCCGAGATGTAACGGGCCAGCAGTTCCTGCGCCTCCGGGGACTCCGGTGTGGTCAGCGGCTGGTCCGCGCTGGGGCCGACCGCGTCGAGCTGTGCCCGGGCGCGCTGCAGCAGACTGTTGACCGCCGCCGTGGACGAGCCGACCGCGTCGGCCACCTCGGCGGCCCGCCACTGCAACACATCCCGCAACACCAGCACCGCGCGCTGGCGGGGTGAGAGATGTTGCAGCGCTGCCACGAACGCCAGCCGCACCGACTCACGGGTCCCGACGACGGCCTGCGGATCGGACGGGTCATCGGCATCCGGCAGCGGCTCCAGCCACGCGATCTCGTGCCGTTCGTGAATCTCGGTGTACGGATCCGAACTCTGGGTGCCGAGCCCCGACGGCAGCGGGCGCCGCTGCTTGCCTTCCAGCGCGGTCAGGCAGGTATTGGTGGCGATCCGGTACAGCCAGGTGCGCACCGAGGATTTGCCCTCGAACCGGTCGTAGGATTTCCAGGCGCGCAGGAACGTCTCCTGGACCAGGTCCTCGGCGTCGTGCACCGAACCCGTCATCCGGTAGCAGTGCGCCTGCAACTCCCGCCGGTACCGCTGGGCGTCGGCGAGGAAGGCGTCTCTGGAGTCGAACCGGCCGTCTGCTTCTGTGAGGACGCTCACGTTGGGCAGCTTACCCACCGCCCCCGACAAGTGGGGTCCCTCGGAGGCAGCCGATAGGCTCTCCCGGTGGCGATAACCCGCAGTGAACGCAGTTTCGACGGTGTCGGCGGCGTGCCGATCTTCTACGACGTGTGGACGCCCTCGGCGGGCGGGAGCGAAGCGACTGGGGGATCAACACAGCCGGAGGCCACCGGCGTCGTGCTGATCTGTCACGGCTACGCCGAGCACGCTCGCCGCTACGACCACGTCGCCCAGCGGTTCGCCGACGCCGGCCTCATCACCTATGCGCTGGATCTGCGCGGGCACGGGCGCTCCGGGGGCAAGCGGGTATATCTGCGGGACATCTCCGAGTACACCCGGGATTTCCATCACCTGGTCGGATTGGCCACCGCCGCGCACCCGGAACTGAAACGGGTCGTGCTCGGCCACAGCATGGGTGGCGGCGTGGTGTTCGCCTACGGCGTCGAGCACCCCGACGACTATGCGGCCATGGTGCTGTCCGGCCCCGCGGTGTACGCCCACGACGCGGTGTCCCCGGTGCTGACCGTGGTGGCCAAGGTGGTCGGCAGTGTGGCGCCCGGAATGCCGGTGCAGGATCTGCCCGCCTCCGCCGTCTCCCGCGACCCGGAGGTGGTGGCCGCCTACGAGGCCGACCCGCTGGTGCATCACGGCAAGCTGCCCGCCGGTGTCGCCAAGGCCCTGATCGGCATCGGGGAGACCATGCCGCAACGGGCCTCGGCACTGACCGCACCGCTGTTGGTGGTGCACGGCGAGCAGGACACACTGATCCCGGTGGCGGGCAGTGAGCGGCTGGTCGAATGCGTGGGGTCCGCCGACGTCGCGCTCAAGGTCTATCCGCAGCTCTATCACGAGGTGTTCAACGAACCCGAACGCGCCGTGGTGCTCGACGATGTGGCCTCGTGGATCGAGACGCGCCTGTGAAACGGATTGTCCGCCAACTGGGTTCACTGCTGATCGCTACCGCGCTGGTGGCCGGGTGCTCATCCGGGGACGACCAGACCCAGCAGCAGGGCTGGGTGGAGGAAGAGGTCTCCTTCACCGACTCCGCGGGTCTCACCCTGCACGGCACCTACCGCCATCAAGGCGAAGACGCCGGACCCGCGGCCCTGCTGATCTCCGAGAGCGGGCAGACCGACCGCAACGGTGACAATGCGGTGGCCGGCCCGGTCGGCAATATGCGCCAACTCGCGGAGTACCTGTCCGAGAAGGGGATCGCCTCACTTCGCTACGACAAGGTCGGCACCGGTAAGACCGGGCTCGGGCCGCACGCGCAGAATCCGGCGGCCGTGGGCAGCGCCGCCTATTCCGCCGGTGCCCGCGCCGCGGTGCGCTACCTGGCCGCCCGGCCGGGCACCGATGACTCCCGGATCTCCGTCTATGCCCTCGGGGAGGGCACCATCCACGCCATGACGCTGGCCGACGACCTGGAGCCGGACGCGCCGAGAATCCACTCGCTCGGGCTGTTCCAGCCGCTGCCCGGCCGCTATCTGGACATCATCACCGCGCGGGTGAAGGTGGACGTCGAAGCGGCCGTCGAGGCCGGGGCCAAGACCCCGGAGCAGGGGCAGACGGTCCTGGATGCCTGGGCCGCTGCGGTCGAGGAGGCCCGCACCCGCGGCACCGCCCCGCGGCAGCTGCCCGACGGTCTCGGCGCGATCCTCAACCCCGGCAACGTGAACGCGGTGGTCGAAGCCGACGCCATCGACCCGCTCGCACTGGCGGCGAAGGTGCCCACCGGCACTCCGGTCCTACTGACCTGCTCGGACTCCGACGGCCAGGCCAACTGCGCGTCGGTGCGTCCGCTGACCGCCGCGCTCAAGCACACCGCGCTGACCGTGCTGGACCTCAAGGGCGTCAACCACGTGCTGCGCGACGACCCCACCGACAACGTGGCCAACTACGCCAAGCCCGGGCCGTTGTCCGCCCAGCTGACCGCGGCCCTGGACACGTTCGTGACGAAGTGAAGTCGGCAGGGCTGGTGATGAATTCGTGGCTGTGGACAACCACCGTCCGCAGGGCGCCGACGGCGGATTCGCCGGTCGGCCTGTCGGACCGACTTTCTAGCGTGTGGTCATGAGCAACGACAAGATGCTGGGTCGGATCGCGGCGCTGCTGCGGCAGGCCGAAGGCACCGACAACCCGCACGAGGCCGAGGCGTTCATGGCCGCGGCCCAACGACTGGCCACCGCGACGTCCATCGATCTGGCGGTGGCACGGGCGCACTCGGCGCACCGGACCGCTGCGGAGGTCCCGGTGCAGCGCACCATCACCATAGGCGAACCCGGCACCCGGGGGCTGCGCACCTACGTGCAGTTGTTCGTGGTGATCGCCATGGCCAACGATGTGAAATGCGATGTGGCGTCCAACTCGACCTTCGTCTACGCCTACGGATTCGCCGAGGACATCGACGCCAGCCATGCGCTCTACGCGGGGCTGTTGGTACAGATGGTCCGGGCGGCGGATACCTATATCGCCTCCGGTGCGCACCGCCCGACCCCGACCATCACCGCCCGGCTCAACTTCCACCTGGCCTTCGGCGCCCGGGTCGGTCAGCGTCTCGCCGAAGCCCGCGACGAGGCGCGCCGCACGGCCACCGAGGACACCGAGCGGGTGCCGGGGACCGCACTTGCTTTGCGCAACAAGGATCTGGAGCTGAAGTCGTTCTACCGGCAGGCCTCCGCGGCGCGCGGTACCTGGCGTGCGGCCAGCGCGTCGGCGGGTTATTCGTCGGCGGCGCGCCGGGCGGGGGACCGGGCCGGCCGGCGGGCCCGGCTGGGGCCGAGCCAGGAACTGTCCGGCCCCCGGGCGCGATTGGAGCGCTAGTGCGCGATGTGCAGCGTGCAAAGGTCTACGCCGCAGAGGAATTCGTGCGCACCCTGTTCGACCGGGCGGCCCAGCACGGCACCGGGTCCATCGATTTCTTCGGTACCGCCCTGACCCTGCCGCCCGAGGCCCGCTTCGGCTCCGTGGAGTCGGTGCGCCGGTACGTCGAGGATGTCCTGGCGATGCCGGCGGTGCGTGACCGGTGGCCCGGAGTGGGGGTGCCCGCGGTGCGGGCCCGGCGCGGGTTGACCGCCGCGCATTACGAACGCAGCGGCGACCGGGGGACGGCGGCAGGGACCATCGCGGTGCCAGACCGGCACACCACCTGGGCACTGCGAGAACTGGTGGTGCTGCACGAGATCGCCCACCATCTCGCCGACGGCGGCGCACCGCACGGTCCGGCGTTCGTCGGGACCATGGCCGAACTGGCAGGCTGGGTGATGGGGCCCGAGGCCGGGCACGTCCTACGGGTGGTCTATGCGAAAGAAGGGGTGACCGGATGACCGAGCCTGCGGCGGTGGACAGATTGTTCGACGAGTTGCTGCACACCGAGGACGAGGCGCTGCGTGCGGCGCGGGAGTCGACCGGACCGGCCGGGATGCCGGCCATCGAGGTGTCCCCGCAGCACGGGCATCTGCTGAGCCTGCTCGCCCGGATCTCGGGGGCCCGCAGGGTGCTCGAAATCGGCACGCTGGCAGGCTATTCCACCATCTGCCTGGCGCGCGGCACCGGTCCGGACGGGCGGGTGGTGACGTGCGAGTACGAGCCGCGTCATGCCGAGGTGGCGCGGGTCAACCTGGTCCGGGCCGGCTTGGGCGACCGGGTCGAGGTGATCGTCGGCGCAGCCCTGGACACCCTGGCCACCCTGGACGGGCCGTTCGACATGTTCTTCATCGACGCGGACAAGGAGAACAACCCGGCCTACGTCGAGGCGGCGATCGGCCTGGCCGCCCCGGGCGCGCTCATCGTGGTCGACAACGTCACCCGCAATGGTCGCGTGCTCGATCCCGCCCCCGACGATCTGCAGGCCACCGCGGTCCGCGACACCCTGGCGATGATGGGCGAGCATCCGCGGCTGGACACCGCGGCGATCCAGACCGTCGGGGTCAAGGGCTGGGACGGTTTCGCGGTCGCCGTGGTGACCTGATCAGGTGTCGGACAGCCCGAACCTGACCGGGGCCAGCCCGGAGGCGTAGCTCTCCTTCACCACGTCCAGGTGCGACCAGCTCTCCAGCGTCCAGACCCCGGGCAGGCCCCGGATGAGGTCGGTGATCTCCGCCAGTTGCGCCGGGGAGAACGCCCGGATGGTCACCAGCAGATCGAACCGGCCCAGGGTCCGGGCGATGAAGATGACCTGTGGCATCGCGGCCAGCGCGGCGACCACCTCGTGGTGGTCACCGGCCAACCGGATCCCGCAGCCCATCGCGCTCTGCCGGTCCTGCCCGGAATGGCGCACCACGGCACCGATCCGGACGACCTGGGCCTCGATCAACCGCACCACCCGCCGGCGGGCTCCGGCCGGTGACAGCCCGACACCGGCCGCGAGTTCCACATACGAGGCGCGGCCGTCCCGCTGCAGGGCGGCCAGCAGGGCGCGGTCGGTGTCGTCGATCTCGGTGCGCACGTCCCCGACCGGTCCGATGACGTCGCGCATCACCTCCACATAGGTCAGGGTGTCCACCGCCGAGACCCCGGGCAGTGACCGCAACTCGGCCACCGAGCGGTCGATATCGCGGGCCGAGGCCGCCCGGACCTCGGCGACCAGGCCGTACACGCCGCTCGTCATGGACAGGAAGGGCACATCGTCGCGTTGGGCGAGTTCGGCCGCGACCGGTGCCGCGGGTCCGTGCACGAGGACGCTGACGTGGGCCAGCGCCCCGCGCCCGAGGACCGCGGGATGCACGGCCCCGCGGATGACCACCCGACCGCTGCCGATGAGCCGCTGCACCCGGGCGGCGGCGGCCGACCGGGACATGCCCACCCGGCGCGCGATGTCCAGGTGGGTCAGCCGGCCGTCGCCCTCGAGCAACTCCACGATCGCCTGGTCGACTTCGTCCACCGGCGCACCTTCCGAAAATCGATCGAAGATTTTTCAGACACATGGTGTCGGCGAATCGATCACATGTAACCCCTATTCCATCACAGAATGACGGATATTCCGGTGGCAAGGCGCAGATCAAAACCCGAAACACCGCCGTAACGAACGAACTGCTTGCGGGGTGCTGCCTGCGGTTTTACCGTGAGGCCCACCACATCCCGTCCGCAGAAGGACCACCATGGCCGCCGATTCACCCGTACTCGCGACGCCGCCCAAGATCACCCAGGTCGAGACCCACGGCGTGGAACCCATCCCCGCCGAAGAGCGCACCGCGGGCCCGCTGGACCTGTTCAGGCTCGTCTTCGGCGGCGCGAACACCATCGCGACGGTGGTGCTCGGCAGCTTCCCGATCATCTTCGGGCTGTCCTTCCGCGACGCTCTGCTGGCCACCCTGCTCGGGGTGATCGTCGGCGCGGCCATCCTGGCCCCGATGGCGCTGTTCGGCCCGCGCAACGGCACCAACAACGCGGTCTCCTCCTCGGCGCACCTGGGCGTGCACGGCCGCGTCGTCGGGTCCTTCCTGTCACTGTTGACGGCCGTGGCGTTCTTCTCGATCTCGGTGTGGACCTCCGGTGACGTGCTTGTGGGCGGCGCCAACCGGGCCATCGGCCTGCCCCAGAGCGATATCGCGGTCGGCGTAGCGTACGGCATCTTCGCGCTGCTGGTGCTCACCGTCTGCATCTACGGATTCCGATTCATGTTGCTGGTCAACAAGATCGCCGTCGTCGCCGCCACCCTGCTGTTCCTACTCGGCATCCTCGCCTTCGGCGGTACCTTCGACCCCGGCTACCCGGGCATTTTCGGGCCCGACGCGGATGCCGCCACCAACGCGCTGTACTGGCCGTCGTTCGTGGGCGCCGCCCTGATCGTGATGTCGAACCCGGTGAGTTTCGGTGCGTTCCTGGGAGATTGGGCACGCTACATCCCGCGGGACACGCCGGCCTGGAAACCGATGGCGGCCGCGTTCTGCGCTCAGCTGGCCACCCTGGTGCCGTTCCTGTTCGGGCTGGTGACCGCGTCGGTGGTGGCGACCAACGCCCCGCAGTTCTTCGACGAGGGCAACTACGTCGGCGGCCTGCTGGAGGTGTCGCCCGGATGGTACTTCCTACCGGTGTGCCTGATCGCACTGATCGGCGGCATGTCCACCGGCACCACCGCGCTGTACGGCACCGGACTCGACTTCTCCAGCGTCTTCCCGCGTTTCAGCCGCGTGCAGGCCACGGTGTTCATCGGCGTGCTGGCGATCGTGTTCATCTTCATCGGCCGGTTCGCGTTCAACGTGGTGCAGAGCATCTCCACCTTCGCCGTGCTGATCGTCACCTGCACCGCGCCCTGGATGGTCGTGATGATGATCGGTTGGGTGGTGCGCCGCGGCTGGTATGACTCCGACTCGCTGCAGGTGTTCAACCGCCGCCAGCGCGGGGGGCGGTACTGGTTCAACCACGGTTGGAACTTCCGCGGTCTCGGTGCCTGGCTGGCCTCGGCCGCCCTGTCGCTGTGCTTCGTCAACCTGCCTGGCCAATTCGTCGGCCCGCTCGGCAATCTGGCCGACGGCATCGACCTGTCCATCCCGGTCGGCCTCGGCGTGGCGGCGGTGCTCTACCCGCTGCTGCTGATCGTGTTCCCGGAGCCGGCGGACGCCTTCGGTCCGGCCGGGCCGCGGTTCGTGCGGGCCGGTGCACCGGCCCAATCCCCCATCGTGTCTGAAGACACACCCGAAAACCCTGTACTACCAGAGGAAGTGACTGCGTGAGCACCCCAGTTGGACCCATCGACGCGTCGAAGACGCCGCGTTTCACCGGAGCGGCCTCCTTCGCGCGGCTACCCCGCCTCGACCAGGTGCCGCGCGCCGACGTCGCCGTGGTCGGGGTGCCGTTCGACTCGGGAGTGTCCTACCGGCCCGGTGCCCGTTTCGGCCCCACCTACGTCCGGGAGGCCTCACGGCTGCTGCGCCCGTACAACCCGGCACTGGACGTGTCCCCGTTCGAGATCGCCCAGGTGGCCGACGCCGGTGACATAGCGGTGAACCCGTTCAACATCCACGAGGCGATCGAGACGATCGAGGCCGCCGCCACCGAGCTCACCGACGACGGCACCAGCCTGTTGACCATCGGCGGCGACCACACCATCGCGCTGCCCCTGCTGCGGGCCGCCGCGGCCAAGCACGGCCCCGTCGCGCTCGTGCATTTCGACGCGCACCTGGACACCTGGGACACCTACTTCGGCGCCGAGTACACCCACGGCACACCGTTCCGCCGCGCGGTCGAGGAGGGCATCCTGGACACCGAGGCGCTCTCCCACGTCGGCACCCGCGGGCCGCTCTACGGCAAGAAGGATCTCGAGGACGACCGCCGATTCGGATTCGGCATCGTCACCTCCTCGGACGTGTACTACCAGGGGGTCCGGGAGATCGTCGACAAACTCCGGCAGCGGTTGGGCAACCGGCCGGTCTACGTCTCGGTCGACATCGACGTGCTCGACCCGGCCCACGCCCCGGGCACCGGTACCCCCGAAGCCGGCGGCATCACCAGCCGGGAACTGTTGGAGATCCTGCGCGGCTTCCGCGGGCTCAACCTGATCGGGGCCGATGTCGTCGAGGTGGCGCCGGCCTACGACCATGCCGAGATGACCGGCGTCGCGGCATCGCATGTGGCCTACGATCTGGTGTCGCTGCTCGCGATGCGACACGACTCGCCGTCGTGAGCCGCAACGGGGGGACGGTGGTCGTGGAAACCCTGACTGCGCTGGGGGTTTCGCATGTATTCGGCATACCCGGGCAGAACGCGCTGGCCCTGTTCGACGCCATCCGGCGCAGCGATCTGCGGTTCGTGAGCTCCCGGGTGGAGAACAACTCGGCGTTCGGCGCCGACGGATACGCCAGGGCCACCGGCGAAGTCGGCGTGCTGTTCCTGTCCACCGGGCCCGGGGCACTGACCGCGCTCGGCGCACTACAGGAGGCCCACGCCACCGGGGTCCCGGTGCTGGTGATCGCCAGCCAGGTGCCCCGCGCCGGCATCGGTCTGCGCCGCGGGATGCTGCACCAACTCGACGACCAGCAACGCAGCGCGACCAACGTCACCAAGTCCACCGCGGCGGCCCGCAACGCCGGGGAGATCCCCGGCCTGATCGCCGATGCGTGGGCGCTGGCGCAGTCCGCCCCCGCCGGGCCGGTGTGGGTGGAGATCCCGCAGGACGTCCTGCTGGAACCGACCGACGTCCCGCCGGTGACCTCCCTGGACCCGGTGCCGCGCCGGCGCACCCCACGTCCGGAAACCGTCAGTGCCGCCGCTGATCTGCTGAACAGCGCCGAACGCCCGGTCATCCTGGCCGGCGGGGGAGTGCGCCGGTCCGACGGCGGGCCGCAGGCCCTGGTCGCGCTCGCCGAGCGACTCGACGCCCCGGTGGTCTGCACCGTGGGCGGCAAGGGGGCCATCGGGTTCGGGCATCCGTTGTCGGCCGGCTCCTGGATCGAGGACCGTCACACCACCGAGCTTCTGGAGAACGCGGACGTGCTGGTGGCCGTGGGCACCGCGATGGGTGAGGTGACGAGCAACTACTTCACCCTCACCCCGAAGGGCCGGCTGATCCACATCGACGCCGAACGCCGGGTACTGGAGGCCAATCATCCCGCGCTGGCGGTGCACGCCGACGCCGCGGCCGCGTGCGCGGCCATCACCGCGCAGGTGCAACTCCGCTCCGGTGACGGCGCGGCCGCCGCTCGGGATCTGCGTGCTGCGGTACAAGACCGCCTCGCCGGTCAGGACGTCGCCGCCGAACTGCGACTGATGGCGGATCTGCGCGAGGCGGTACCCACTGCGGCACAGACTTTCTGGGATATGACGATCGCCGGCTACTGGGCCTGGTCGGTCTGGGATCCGCGGGACGGTGAGTTCCATTCCGCACAGGGCGCGGGCGGGCTCGGCTTCGCCTTCCCGGCAGCGCTCGCCGCGGCCGTCGGAACCGGGCAGCGGACCCTGGCCGTCACGGGGGACGGTGGCGCGATGTACTCCATCGCCGAACTGGCCGCCGCCCGCCAGCACGACGCCGAGGTGACCTGGCTGATCGTGGACGACGGAGGCTACGGCATCCTGCGCGAATACATGACCGACGCGTTCGGGGCGGCCACCGCGACCGAGCTCGCGCGGCCCGATTTCGTCGGTCTGGCAACAAGTTTCGGCATACCCGCTCGGTGCGTGTCACCCGATGACGTCGGCGCCGCCGTCGCCGAATCCTTCACCGGCCGCGGGCCGCAGGTCATCGTCCTGCCCGCACGACTGCGGATGTTCGCGGCCACCTGACAGGGGAGTCCACCATGGGGAAACCACTCGATATCGCCATCATCGTCGTCTATCTGGCCGCGATGCTGGCCTTCGGATTCTGGGGGAAGACCAGGACCAAGGACTCCGCCGACTTCCTGGTCGCCGGGCGCCGGCTCGGCCCGGCGCTCTACACCGGCACGATGGCCGCCGTGGTGCTCGGCGGGGCGTCCACAGTCGGCGGTATCGGACTGGGCTACAAGTACGGCATCTCTGGGATGTGGCTGGTGGTGGCGATCGCGGCCGGCCTGCTCGCGCTGAGCCTGTTCTTCGCCGGACGGATCCAGCGGTTACGCGTCTACACGGTGGCCCAGATGCTGCGGCTGCGCTACGGGGTGGACGCCACCTCGACGTCCGGGGTGGTGATGGCGGCCTACACGCTGATGCTGTCGGTGACCTCGACCATCGCCTACGCCACCGTGTTCAACGTCCTGTTCGGGACCAACCGCACCGTTTCGGTGATCATCGGCGGCGCCATCGTGATGCTGTACTCCTCGATCGGCGGTATGTGGTCGATCACGCTCACCGACATGGTGCAGTTCGTCCTCAAGACCATCGGGATCTTCGTCCTGCTGCTGCCCTTCGCGCTGCACCGGGCCGGCGGTTTCGCCGGCAT
This region of Mycolicibacterium diernhoferi genomic DNA includes:
- a CDS encoding TIGR04338 family metallohydrolase → MRDVQRAKVYAAEEFVRTLFDRAAQHGTGSIDFFGTALTLPPEARFGSVESVRRYVEDVLAMPAVRDRWPGVGVPAVRARRGLTAAHYERSGDRGTAAGTIAVPDRHTTWALRELVVLHEIAHHLADGGAPHGPAFVGTMAELAGWVMGPEAGHVLRVVYAKEGVTG
- a CDS encoding purine-cytosine permease family protein, producing MAADSPVLATPPKITQVETHGVEPIPAEERTAGPLDLFRLVFGGANTIATVVLGSFPIIFGLSFRDALLATLLGVIVGAAILAPMALFGPRNGTNNAVSSSAHLGVHGRVVGSFLSLLTAVAFFSISVWTSGDVLVGGANRAIGLPQSDIAVGVAYGIFALLVLTVCIYGFRFMLLVNKIAVVAATLLFLLGILAFGGTFDPGYPGIFGPDADAATNALYWPSFVGAALIVMSNPVSFGAFLGDWARYIPRDTPAWKPMAAAFCAQLATLVPFLFGLVTASVVATNAPQFFDEGNYVGGLLEVSPGWYFLPVCLIALIGGMSTGTTALYGTGLDFSSVFPRFSRVQATVFIGVLAIVFIFIGRFAFNVVQSISTFAVLIVTCTAPWMVVMMIGWVVRRGWYDSDSLQVFNRRQRGGRYWFNHGWNFRGLGAWLASAALSLCFVNLPGQFVGPLGNLADGIDLSIPVGLGVAAVLYPLLLIVFPEPADAFGPAGPRFVRAGAPAQSPIVSEDTPENPVLPEEVTA
- a CDS encoding DUF2786 domain-containing protein, whose protein sequence is MSNDKMLGRIAALLRQAEGTDNPHEAEAFMAAAQRLATATSIDLAVARAHSAHRTAAEVPVQRTITIGEPGTRGLRTYVQLFVVIAMANDVKCDVASNSTFVYAYGFAEDIDASHALYAGLLVQMVRAADTYIASGAHRPTPTITARLNFHLAFGARVGQRLAEARDEARRTATEDTERVPGTALALRNKDLELKSFYRQASAARGTWRAASASAGYSSAARRAGDRAGRRARLGPSQELSGPRARLER
- a CDS encoding Lrp/AsnC family transcriptional regulator; the protein is MDEVDQAIVELLEGDGRLTHLDIARRVGMSRSAAAARVQRLIGSGRVVIRGAVHPAVLGRGALAHVSVLVHGPAAPVAAELAQRDDVPFLSMTSGVYGLVAEVRAASARDIDRSVAELRSLPGVSAVDTLTYVEVMRDVIGPVGDVRTEIDDTDRALLAALQRDGRASYVELAAGVGLSPAGARRRVVRLIEAQVVRIGAVVRHSGQDRQSAMGCGIRLAGDHHEVVAALAAMPQVIFIARTLGRFDLLVTIRAFSPAQLAEITDLIRGLPGVWTLESWSHLDVVKESYASGLAPVRFGLSDT
- a CDS encoding alpha/beta hydrolase, whose product is MAITRSERSFDGVGGVPIFYDVWTPSAGGSEATGGSTQPEATGVVLICHGYAEHARRYDHVAQRFADAGLITYALDLRGHGRSGGKRVYLRDISEYTRDFHHLVGLATAAHPELKRVVLGHSMGGGVVFAYGVEHPDDYAAMVLSGPAVYAHDAVSPVLTVVAKVVGSVAPGMPVQDLPASAVSRDPEVVAAYEADPLVHHGKLPAGVAKALIGIGETMPQRASALTAPLLVVHGEQDTLIPVAGSERLVECVGSADVALKVYPQLYHEVFNEPERAVVLDDVASWIETRL
- the speB gene encoding agmatinase, coding for MSTPVGPIDASKTPRFTGAASFARLPRLDQVPRADVAVVGVPFDSGVSYRPGARFGPTYVREASRLLRPYNPALDVSPFEIAQVADAGDIAVNPFNIHEAIETIEAAATELTDDGTSLLTIGGDHTIALPLLRAAAAKHGPVALVHFDAHLDTWDTYFGAEYTHGTPFRRAVEEGILDTEALSHVGTRGPLYGKKDLEDDRRFGFGIVTSSDVYYQGVREIVDKLRQRLGNRPVYVSVDIDVLDPAHAPGTGTPEAGGITSRELLEILRGFRGLNLIGADVVEVAPAYDHAEMTGVAASHVAYDLVSLLAMRHDSPS
- a CDS encoding O-methyltransferase; the protein is MTEPAAVDRLFDELLHTEDEALRAARESTGPAGMPAIEVSPQHGHLLSLLARISGARRVLEIGTLAGYSTICLARGTGPDGRVVTCEYEPRHAEVARVNLVRAGLGDRVEVIVGAALDTLATLDGPFDMFFIDADKENNPAYVEAAIGLAAPGALIVVDNVTRNGRVLDPAPDDLQATAVRDTLAMMGEHPRLDTAAIQTVGVKGWDGFAVAVVT
- a CDS encoding thiamine pyrophosphate-binding protein, yielding MSRNGGTVVVETLTALGVSHVFGIPGQNALALFDAIRRSDLRFVSSRVENNSAFGADGYARATGEVGVLFLSTGPGALTALGALQEAHATGVPVLVIASQVPRAGIGLRRGMLHQLDDQQRSATNVTKSTAAARNAGEIPGLIADAWALAQSAPAGPVWVEIPQDVLLEPTDVPPVTSLDPVPRRRTPRPETVSAAADLLNSAERPVILAGGGVRRSDGGPQALVALAERLDAPVVCTVGGKGAIGFGHPLSAGSWIEDRHTTELLENADVLVAVGTAMGEVTSNYFTLTPKGRLIHIDAERRVLEANHPALAVHADAAAACAAITAQVQLRSGDGAAAARDLRAAVQDRLAGQDVAAELRLMADLREAVPTAAQTFWDMTIAGYWAWSVWDPRDGEFHSAQGAGGLGFAFPAALAAAVGTGQRTLAVTGDGGAMYSIAELAAARQHDAEVTWLIVDDGGYGILREYMTDAFGAATATELARPDFVGLATSFGIPARCVSPDDVGAAVAESFTGRGPQVIVLPARLRMFAAT
- a CDS encoding sigma-70 family RNA polymerase sigma factor, encoding MSGAVGKLPNVSVLTEADGRFDSRDAFLADAQRYRRELQAHCYRMTGSVHDAEDLVQETFLRAWKSYDRFEGKSSVRTWLYRIATNTCLTALEGKQRRPLPSGLGTQSSDPYTEIHERHEIAWLEPLPDADDPSDPQAVVGTRESVRLAFVAALQHLSPRQRAVLVLRDVLQWRAAEVADAVGSSTAAVNSLLQRARAQLDAVGPSADQPLTTPESPEAQELLARYISAFEAYDIDALEKLFTDDAVWEMPPFDSWYVGPAAIGTLSRDKCPAERPGDMRLLSTTANGQPAAAMYMRNPQNGVHEAFQLHVMDVSGAGIAHVVAFMDPRLFEKFGLPGRL